From the genome of Toxoplasma gondii ME49 chromosome XII, whole genome shotgun sequence:
TAGCAAGCTTATCAAGTAAACAACCAGTAGCATCAGCATTGAGAGCCGTCGAGCTCGTGCTTAACAGCCCTACCTAGGCCAGTACCGGTTTCAGGACAGATACCCTTAGAACCGTAAGGTAGTGAAAACATAGTAGATCATGTACGCTTCTTCGATGCGCTCGTGTTTTTCTACGTTTCAACTGCATCAGCTGTTCGTAGAACTCCAAGAGGTGTTTCGTTTCTACGCGACGTCGGGGTCTTGGTGGTTTTTGCACTGGTGTTGCGGCCGTCTCATTTTCATGCAGAAAACATATGTTCGTGGTTGAattttgcgtctctctgacGAAGTGAATTTCTTTAGAGACCTCGGCAAAGCAGTCCTCTAACTTCGGTACTTGTCTTGTTTGCAGTCAGGACCTCTTTTCCAACGAACGCGCTGCTGCTCGAAAGATTCTGCAGCGAGGTTCTGGCGGCAGCGGCTCTTCAGCCTCACCACGTCGTATGGGACTTCTTCTCAGGTTGtggtctcttttctctcctccttggGAGACGGTGCAGAAAGGTGAGGTCCAGCAATTCACACATGCAAGTGTACCTCTGTATGCGAATCTACAGACAGGTGGAGAGGGTTCGTAGCAGCTAGGTAGACGGACAGTCTGAAATatcgacagacagagagataagTGGGGGAACTAGAGTCAAACGAGGCGGTGTCACTGAGGTGTGTCGGCCCGTGAAAAGCATCAGGGTGTGGCAGAAATTCCATTTTAGTTGTTTCGGACGGCCTGGCGAAGCCAGAATAGACGTAGTGCAGGTTGGGGTTTCAGCTGGTGTCGGTTTTGCAAGAGAAAATCGAAACGGCGCTCGAAGGTAGAAAGGCAGTGGTAGGACCTCAACGCGTGACAGGCGTAATGCCAGTGGTCCTTAAACGGAGCCCCTTGATCTCGGACATGGTTGTCAATCTGTGGGAATTCTTTTTGGAAAAGGAATTCTGTTTTACCTAAACTGTGACTTCGTTCGTTTTGGTGAGCAGAGCTCTCTTTAACTTTCCTCGGGTTCATCTTCGGTCGAACACAGAGCTCTGGCTCCAAAATGCCCGGGGTCTGTTTGTGCCGCAGTAAACGATTCCGAAAGAATGAGTTGTTTGTGCCAGCCGCAACTCGACATCAGCAAGATCCACTGAGTTCCAGGAGGAAATGCGAAAGCATGTGCTGCTTGGTTTGAATGCGGGGCAAATCGTGTTGCCGTCAACTTGCTGATTGTCACACTATGCTGTCGCCAGGTGTTTGCGTTCGACAACCGAGCGGCGAACCTCGTTGAATTGGAGAATAATCTATCCCGCAATGGAGTCGAGAATGTCGATGGCTATTTAGCAGACCTCTCATCTCGGTACAGAAGATACATTTGTGTTTTGCTCGTTCTCGTTTCTACGAATTTCTCTCTAAGGAACTGCGCCTCCTTTCTGTGCGTGTTGAGCCCCTCTAAGACTCACCAGCGCGCCTTTCTTGCCAGTTTTCTAACTACGAGTACCAGTCCCCTGAATCACTCTTTCAAACAGAAAGAGGGTTGCTCTACTTCgggtttcgcgtctttcttgGGGCGGCGATGTCATTCCAAGAGCCAACTTCCTACCTCTTGGTTCcgtgtatgcatatgcaagttcggaagcgaaagaaatgACACCAGTTGTGGTGTCTGTACAGTTTTCGTCTCAACGGGTTCCAAAGGAACCCACGCGGGTTTGGCTGTTCAcatgaaggcgaagaggcacTTAGTCGCTGGTCTAACGAAGcggtatatacatatatatatatatatataaacatttATATACTGCCGATGAACACTCCTGTTATTTCTGTGTATATTGCTGCTCGTGTCgttctgtgtttccctcCGGTTAGGTTTACCTTCAGAGCCCTGTCGAAGCGCATCCCGTCCCAGTCTGATGTGGGCGAGTGTCACGAAGAGGGAAACCTTTCAGACAGTGTAAGTGTGGCTTTCTTTCAAGTCTCGTTGAACCGTGTTTTCTTTATTTTTCCGGCATTTTGTTTTGAACCGTCCAACAGTCGACGCTGCGAGACCCTGGGAGTTTGAAAACCCGTGTCACCGTATCACGGCAGATGCCTGCACGGGCGATAAAATGCGTGCTTACGTGCTTGCCGAACTGCGTCTGCACATACGGAGGTGTTACCTGAGCAACTGGATGTGCGGTGCTTCTCATTTCTTTTCCAGTGCTTCTCATTTCTTTTCCAGGAGATCTCGGCGACCTGCCAGGGGGTGGGGGCTTTTCCGCAACGTGTCCCCGGACTGTacgacgagaaggaggagacccGACGGCGCCAGCAGCATCTGAACCGCGTCGCTCGCGAAGCTCTGAAACTCCTTGAAAACGAAGGACTTCAGTCTCCAGATGAAGAAAGAGGTAAATAGTCGATGGAACGGTTTCGttgtgaagagaagaggtaGAAAGGGGCCGCATGCCAACGGGTAACGGAAAAACCGGACGTATAGCTGAACAAGACTGTTCCGGAGTGTCCTGGGTGGCCCGTGTACACTCGTGCGAAGTCGCAAGCGGAGGGTGTAGGGTTCATGCCCTAGACGTAAAAACGGTCTGTGTTATCTACTTCTACGTACTCGTAGAAAGCGTATATAGTGAAACCTACACCAACTACAGGAGTGTATAATGTCTTGGATGTCGCTTCTGGTGTAGCGAGGAGCCGTGGCTAGCATCGGGGTATGGGGGAGGCGTCTGTCGGAGAATAATGGGAGGTTCCTCAAACGATGCACACGTCCGATGATAGAACGACTTGGTGAATGAAGCTGACGCTGTTTTTTGCCAACTGTGCTTGACGCTAATTTCTCTTTCAGGACACAATTCTGCAGACGTTTCTGTTCGGCATTCCGCGAGAAGAGCTCTGCACGAAGATATGTCCAACCaaggacgaggaaaagagatgGAGCAACGAGACCACGTCGACGAAGACAACGATAAAGTTGAGTTCGACGGCCTGGAACCGCCAGATGTCCTGGTTCTGCAACCACCTCGGCTTGGATGTGACAAGGTAGGAAGTCTCTGGGAGACCAACACTCACAGAACCTTTACAGTCTGTCTGCTGCGTTGCTTCAAACTGGAAACTGCCTTTTTGTAGTCCAAAGATAGGGAACTCCGTGTCGGATAATTATAGATTATAGTCTCTTTCTGGACAGTAGTCGTCTGCGCGTGAACATATTTTTCAACATGTAACGAAAAACAATGCTGGATGGGTTGTCGCAGTGTGTTTGCTGATCGGAGCCGATCGTTTGGCGCAAGTGGCAATTCGAACGAAAACACAAGTTTTTCTCGTGGGGTCCAGCTCAGCCGGAATTCGGAAGTCTGTccagaacagagaaagacacagatgGTTCAGTGTGCACACCGACAGCATCAcccgagacggagaaaacagCTTATCGTCGGATAATTTATTGGGAAGCCATTGACCACACAGACAccaaagaaggaaacgtcTTGTGCGCGAAAGCGAtcagttttttctccgccAGTGTGCTTGGATGTGTCGTGTCCGGTGATGTTTTCTCAGGCACTGAGGAGGTGGCTACGTCGCACCACCATTCCTCGAATTGTATACGTATCACGCCATCCGCCGTGCATGTTTCGAGACATTGGAGCTTTAACCTATCTTGGGTAAGGAACAATGTACATAATACACGGTGAAAAAAGCCTATCTGACCGTGTCGCTTTGCTGCATCTCATGTGGCTCATGCTTCCGTTCTGTTATCACGCTGGATCGCCTACCCTGTTTTGCATATTGCAGTTACCACATTATAAGTAGATATTGCctctgtacaaatgatcCGGGATCCAAAAATTGCATGGTCTACCTTGACTTGTGAACCGACTGAGTGCGCAAAGACACACGAAGCGTATCGCATTGACGCGCTTGTGTCTGAATCGCCGGCGCTTCCCAGACTACTCTAACAAATGTGCAAAATCCTTGTTCGAGACAGTGAATATCAGTAATCACAGAAAGTCAGCACCCCGGCTCTGGTGCAGCTCGGCATGCAGTCGCCGCACTGGCAAACCGTGGATATTCATTGCCGTTCGCACCGTACAGGAACTAATTATGTCCACCTGTGCATCTACGATGACTGACTAGTAATCAAGGAAGTGTCACTGTGAAAGAGCTGTGCCAGTGTTGAGGGTCGTGATGAGAGCCGCACATGTGCAATTTGCGTATTCTCTGTAGTGCGCATCTGCTGCAGGTATCGACTCGACGCGGTTCAGCCTATTGATATGTTCCCGCATTCAGCGCTTGTCATGTGCGTCGCTTCCCTGACGTACGTGGGTCGGCCGAGAAATTTGCTTCCAGAACTCGGAGACTCCTGAACCCGGTGCACTGTGTCGTAGTTCGTTTGCGCAGAGTCCACTAACCGCCATATCAGTACCAAAAAAGCTCTACACAAGCAGAATGCAGTTCCTGAAAATGAGAGGCAGACGTGGAGAAGTCATGCAATGTAAATCCAGGCATCGAGCCACAACGGACACTTCAGCGAAAATATGGTGTGAGTCTACACTCTGATTCACGCCGGGACGATTCGCCTGTCGCCCGCCTTTTAGGCTTGCCCAGAAAAACTGTATGGTGTGTTCGCGGTATGTAGAACACACGGCATCGATGTTCGGATACGTGTATGCGCTAAAGAAACGAGATTACAAAACTGACAGCCAAAGCGCGATCAAACGACGCGTACAGGGCTTCGAACCATGTAGTGCTGGTGCTACCGTGCCAAGTACACGACAACTGCATAAGATACCAAAAGCGACGGTATAAAGGCGTACTGGAAGAAGTCGGAATTAAGACCACAAAAAATGGCAATCTGGCTGTAGATGTACCAGGAATCGACCAGGAGGTCGATTTCAAGTAGCAAAACATGCGTATGTGAGAGTGCGCATTTTCTCACGATAACGTGCATCGGCAACAATCTGGATGGTACGCAAATTGCTATGGGATGTGTAGTTAAATATCAGAGAGAGTAAGAAAACTGGGACGTAGAGAAGGTACTTGGAGGGACGCATCAGTTTGCAAAGTTGCTAGTGGGGGGTGCCGCAACCTGCGAAAAAGGCGCAGCATCGGTGGCTGATGTAGAGGGATCACAATCGAAGAATCTTTAATGTGACAGCAGGTTACTGGTACTGTTTTTTGGACACGGGTGACAACTCGTTGGAAACGGGAGGTTTACCTGCTGCTTGATTATTTCTTTGGCAGCATGCGTTGAGGTATTCGGTAACGTCTCCGTTCAGGACTACCCTGGTGTGTCTTGTGTGTGTTGGCGTGTGTCGTAAAGATAGCTGAGGGTAGTCCTTTCAAGAAAAACTCTTCTGAAAGTTCTTCCTTTTGCTAGCGCCTGATTCGTCTAAGCGATGAGTCACACTAAATCTACACGCCAGACGTCGCCATACATCCGGGAAAACCTTTCGTTTTGACAGACCGTAACTTCCAAAAAGGTACACTGGGCATGTCGAAGATACGTTCGTCTCTTATTCCTCAGTGATCTTAAGATGGAAATATCTGGTACAGCGTCGCCGTGTATGCACTTCAGAAAACCTCGCAATCCCTCTCCATGACAAGAAGCGCTGCAGGACCTACAAGGGGAATATGTTTGAAACATCGGACTGGTTCTCCTTACGCGGTTCTCCTATCTGTCCCCATAGTCGAGTCAACAGCGCTATTACTAAGTTCCTTATGTACAGCTTTCTTGTTGTTGAGTGGAATCCAGAAGGAGGGTTCGGTTGCAGACGGGGCAGCAAGTTTCAATTCCCGCTGGGGCTTGCACACGCATGCTAGTGCAGAGGTTGCCCTTTGGGAAATCGGATGCAGTTATATGTGGCCGCTGTCTCATAGCGAATAGTCAAATGTTGAGCTTCATTGCAGCAGAGGCACATGCATGTCGCAGGTGAGCGAGACTCTACGGAACGCCAATCCTTCCTCAACCAGCCAGGCAACGTCCGACTTTTCTTTGAGCCGAAAATTTCACTCAAGCTCGAGCCTTGACCGTTCGCGAATACTCCACATGGCTCAAAGCATGATAGTAGAAGCGAGATGCTCTGGACAGTGTAGCCCTCGAGAAGGCGTCAATCATTTTACCGAGCTCCAGAGAAACCAGAGTAGCTCTGAGCAGTTCGCAATGGCGGACTTAGAAACCATGTTGGGCCCCGGAAGAATGGGGAGTGTTTATTCACCCAGGAATGATGAAGAACGCAAGATAACACCAGGCCCTGCAAAGTCAGAGGAGGATCGGAGAACCAATGACGATTCAGAAAGTGAGTCTTCGGAATGTTCAGACAAGCACGCATACGACTTCCCGGAAGCCGATCCTCTCCTTTTTGCAGCAGCTGTGTTAGGCGACAACTCCCTAGTAACTAACGCCGAGACGTACATTGAAGCCATCAGAGAGTGGAGGACGTCAGAGGAAAAGAATTTTCAGCAACAACTCGAAGATATTTGCAAATCAGCAGTTACCACCGACGAGGGGACGGAACTTATGGCCGTGGAGCTCGAGGGTCTCTTGTCTCGTGGCAACGACATCGTTGAGAGGATCAAGGCGGCACGGGCAGACTTGGAGAAAGAGATTCATGTGAGCTCGACACACAATAGATAGCAGCATATGGTGTTTTGCAGTTGTTATCCCTGACTGACTGATCTACGCAGCGCttatcttctttctccaatGCCGTCACACGCATCGTTCTCTGCCTGCCACTTTATGCCGTGAGTTCCAAGCAGCCGGCAGCGTGCTGCATGTTCAATGACTCGGACTAGCCACGCTCGTACAGTTCTTGAACACGCTTACAGGCAACACAAAAGATAGGTTTCACGCCTACGGCGCTTACTGTGCTGCACCGAAGTGCCTCCGTTAGCAGGGAAGGCGGGAGGCAGCCCGAACTTCGGTGTCTTATCGTCAACAATCTTTCGTGTACGGTATTCTCGCTCGAGTGGAAGTGCAGGCCATTACGCTTGCTGGAAAGTCTGAGGAAATCAAGGCCGGGGATTTTCAGACGCAGCTGACTGCCGCTCCCGAGGTGCCATCGTTAACAGACCAGACTGAGGAAGTTATAAGGCTGGAGCTCCGCTACACTGACTTGGCACGTAAGACTTCAGCTACTCTTGCTGTcgaagcaaagaagaacaACCTTTCAGAGGAACCACAATTCGAAGAGTTAGGTGGGGATCATCATCCGCGTAAACAGTACGAAAGTATtcaagggagaggaaacactAACGATCGAAAGCACATTCGCTTGTGCGCCGATTACAGGTATGCACGTCAGCTGGGAGTGCGAGCAAAAGGCTGCCGAAGCTGAGCTGGAGAAATTGGAATCAGATATTGGACAGGTGAGATTGGTATTCCAGTTACGCCCGTCACCGTATTTTGAGGATTCCGTTGCGACCTTTCCCAAGGATGTTCAGACGGGAAGAATGCTGGAAGATTCCAGAGAGGGATCCAGATGTGATGAACAAATTTACGTCAAAAGCTGAACTCATCGGCGGACGTGAAACGACAGGAGCCTAGAGCCCACAGGAATGTTGAGCATTTCACTGTCTCTCAAACTACCTTCAAGGCCTGTGAATTGTGTTCCCAGTACTGTTGCGATATTGCTGAGGCGTTGGAGGAAGtaacgaagacagagaggcggtCAGCACTGTGCCGAGACCAGGTCAGACACGATTCTGGAACGTTGcatccgttttcttcttctcttcttcaactctGCTCGTCGCTCCTGCGTACTGTGCAGTAGTCCACGGTTGCTTGGCAATCGCATGGACCACAGAAGGGGCCTTTTGTAGAAAGTGGAAatcgcgttttcctttcggCTACACACACATTACATTAGTACAGGAAATCAGCTGTTTCCCAGTTGGCAGCGCGTTTCCATATTAGACTACGATGGCCAACAAGACTCATTGCATGCTGTTCGGATTCGAAGTAACACGACAAGTCGCGCACACCATAGCGCCGTCGAGTGATACCGCAGACGTTCACGCTGGGGGTCCTGTATcagtctcctcctctcctctgcattCCCTACTGATGTCGAAACGTGCTTGCCGGAGTGCATGTCCTATTTTCCAGAAGTACAAGACGCACGACCGTGATTTCGGTGACGACTCAAggctttcctctccatctATAAGGGAAGGTGCCTCCGCCGATGCTGACATGTCTCAGTCAGATCACTTGGACGATGtgtcgacagaaacgaaacggTTTTTCAATTCCGTTCTCATGCAGTGTGCTGAAGTAAGTCTTGTGGATCGCGTTTGGCTCGCTGTTATCGAGACCACAGTATTCGACCGTCGACGTCTCACCTCCCGGGCTCAGATGCTGAAGTAGCACAGAGACGTTGACGTCTACAGAAGATTAGGGGACACCCCGGGAGCAACGCGCCTCATGTCGCCTGAGGAATCTAGTTTCCAATTAAGTTGTTGGGCACCATGGCACTTCGATGATTGTGCTCCAACACCAAGTATCGCTGAAACGAAAAATCGTAGTCCATGGTACAGCGCCAACGCGCAGTCGCAACGGCGATCTCTGGAGACGTCATAGTTGCGTTTTGCGAAGACGAGTTGGTGGTAGCGCTCAGTAAAATACATAGCAGAGAAGTATTTCCTCGGTGTTGCTTATCAGCCTTTGCAGCACCAAGGTATTTCGACGCTTGCTCAGAATCAGTGACTTCCTGCAGTCCTAACAGCTGCACATGCAGTATGTGATGTCTGCCTCAGGTTGACCGATTGCTTGACTCTGTCCTTCAACCACTTGATAATAATCCCCATGCTGAAGACAGCGGCGATCGCTAGACAACTGATAGTGACTGGAATGTCTGACTGTTGCTGACAGTATCGTGTGGCCGCAACGCTGACAGGGCGCTCTACCCCTGAGACGTCATCGCACTATGTGTGGCTTTTGCGTCTTCAGCTGCGGAGTGATGATATGCTATGCCTTCACTTTTGCACAGTAACATGCCTGACACCAAAGCTTCCAGAGCGATCGCCAATTCAAGCTTTCTAGGAAACTAGTAATTTACACTCTTGGCATGCTGGTTCGCGTGAAGCAAACCGTGGGCGGACGAAATACTGCAAACATTTGATCGCTCAGTGGGCCTCGTAGTGTGCTGGCAGTCTCACCCGTAAGTTCACTCACTGTTTTGAACGGCCTAGCATTTTGGCAATTCGCAAATTTAGTTGAATCAAGTTTTCTGGATTTGTGGCACTCATTGGGACGCAACACCAGCGTTCTGCGCATCGCTCCCGAAAAAACACGCACGAGCCGCGGATGGTACAGCACTGCCACGCATTCCGACACGGATGTTTTGCTGGGAGGATACGAAATTGCACGTGAACACTCCCTCaacaacagaagagacaccttCTACCAGTCCATCATGGGATGCCTGATCAAGTGGAGTGCACGGAACGTAGGGCAGTTGCCGCACCGCACAACAGAAATTTCTGCGTTTTATTGAACGCCCGTCCCCATTACGAACGTCCTCACAGAATATTCTTTATCGTGGCTATCCACGACTAACATAAACAGAAAAATGAATTTAGCCTGTAACAACGGGCGCGACAACGCTGCAGGACGAACAGATTCTCGCATTTCTCGATTGCTGGCACGGGGTCCTCTCCACAACTCATCTGGACCGAAAATAAACCCTTCACAAGCCGGCTCCGCAGGGTGCACTCAAATATCATCACAGACAAACATTTGATAATTTACTGCACGCTAAGGCAAACATGAGCATCAACCGGCACCATCGAGACGGGGGGCAGGGTCGCCTCGGTTGTCCACACACCCGAAACACACCGGACGAAAACTGCCGCCTTTTTACCTGCAGCATCCCCGATCCGGGTTTACATTGAAGTGTTTCACTGCCCCCTCTTGCGACCAGAAACGAGGGCTTCACCTGTGTCTCACTACTGAGTGGCACACAACATGGAATCTAAACTGCATATTTCTAAGCACTAACACACCGAGTGTCAGTCCAGCTCATGTCCCTGAGCCAGGTGGTGTTACGCCCGGGCTCGGTGGTCGCTCCCGAACGTTTTATAATGAGAGTGGATGCAAATCAATTGGCAGGATGGTGCCGTTCTTTGAGTTCTGCGTACATTTCATCGATCTGTTTCCGGTAttctttctccacttgcTTGCGCACAACCTTCATGGTTGGTGTTGCCAGGCCGTTTTCTGCAGTGAAGGCGTGAGGGGTAAGAAACACATTCTTCGGCTCCTCAAAACCGTGCACGCGTCCGCGGCCCGCTTCTTTCATGGAGTGTAGGACGCTCTGTCGCAGATCTGTGCTCTTCAGTAAATCCGTGTACGAGACTTGTCCCTGAAAAAAATAGGCACCAAGCGAACGGGGACAGATTTACTCAGGCAAACGAGGCCGGCAACGCACTGTGACACCAGAAAAGGAACTTACACAGTGACTCCACGAATAATACCACGGGACACTGTAGCGGGATTACTGGCTGAACGCCCCTCCACGATCACAGGACGAACACCCCAGTGAAAAGTCTATACATATACCATCTTCTGCACCCCACATGAATTCCAGGATAAAGGCTGCACAGATAGAAAAATGGTCTCGCAGAAATCGTGACCGTCGTTTTCGATGAGAAAACTGACAGGCTACACCACATCGCATTGAAAAATCCCGTCAAATTACTGCCCAAAGTTTTCCTCACCATGTTGTGTTCTTTCGCCCATTTCAGCGTGACATCCTTGCAGGGTACGACAATCGCAACGACCGAGTTCTGccaaaaacgcatgcgccagTAACCTCACGCTTCAAATGACGGCGCGGATCTTTCGCTCATCCGCTGGTTTTGTGTCCAGCACAAGAGCACGGCGAATAACATGTCAGGtcgcgaagagcgagacttACAACAGCTACTTGCACAAATTCGCAGCCAAGGAACAATTCTAAACGATACAATTGCCTCGCCAGAACCTGAGACCAGCTAGTCACCCTCTAACATTCTCGCTTACTTGGAAGGAGTCACCGTGAAGATAAATCTGCTCGACAAACGGTGATGAAGAGAAAATGTTCTCCAGTCGCTCTGGGGCAACGTATTCTCCCTGCACACACAATGTAGTGAGGTCATTGAGGCAGTACAGGTGAGCGACCAACGCCCTTCCCAGAAAGAGTCTTTAGCGCGGCAAATATAAAACACT
Proteins encoded in this window:
- a CDS encoding hypothetical protein (encoded by transcript TGME49_247750), translated to MADLETMLGPGRMGSVYSPRNDEERKITPGPAKSEEDRRTNDDSESESSECSDKHAYDFPEADPLLFAAAVLGDNSLVTNAETYIEAIREWRTSEEKNFQQQLEDICKSAVTTDEGTELMAVELEGLLSRGNDIVERIKAARADLEKEIHAITLAGKSEEIKAGDFQTQLTAAPEVPSLTDQTEEVIRLELRYTDLARMHVSWECEQKAAEAELEKLESDIGQYCCDIAEALEEVTKTERRSALCRDQKYKTHDRDFGDDSRLSSPSIREGASADADMSQSDHLDDVSTETKRFFNSVLMQCAEVSLVDRVWLAVIETTVFDRRRLTSRAQMLK